A section of the Chryseobacterium scophthalmum genome encodes:
- a CDS encoding tyrosine-type recombinase/integrase, whose product MKVYLKIREGKLSKKSIEKGRIKMNSLFLMFHNSLTQKRSYEFLKLYIYDKPKTIIEKDHNRETLQLAESIKAQKVLEFNSKKHGFVSSASGKIGFLNYFNELVEKRYDTQGTYGNWFSTLKHLTIFCKGLDIQISKVDETFLENFKEYLLKEKISNNGGRLSQNTALSYFNKVRTALKEAYRNKMISENPILRVKTIKEKETNREYLTLEELQKLVKTECEVPILKQSFIFSSLTGLRFSDVKSLKWKNLYYDSENGWILKYIQQKTKGVENLPISEQAVKLLGERKEEEVLLFENLTYSAYHNKKLHKWVKEAGIDKHITYHSSRHTFATLQLTMNTDIYTVSKLLGHRHLKTTEIYGKVIDKKKIDAVSKIPDLYL is encoded by the coding sequence ATGAAAGTTTATTTAAAAATCAGAGAGGGGAAACTTAGTAAAAAAAGTATTGAAAAAGGACGTATAAAAATGAATAGTTTATTTTTGATGTTCCACAATAGTTTAACTCAAAAAAGGAGCTATGAATTTTTGAAACTTTACATCTACGATAAACCAAAAACGATAATTGAGAAAGACCACAACAGGGAAACATTACAACTTGCTGAATCTATAAAAGCTCAAAAGGTATTGGAATTTAATTCTAAGAAACATGGATTTGTAAGTAGTGCGAGTGGTAAGATTGGATTTCTAAACTATTTTAATGAATTGGTAGAGAAAAGATATGATACACAGGGAACGTATGGAAATTGGTTTAGTACGTTGAAGCATCTAACAATTTTTTGTAAAGGGTTGGATATTCAGATTTCCAAAGTAGATGAAACATTCTTGGAGAATTTTAAAGAGTATCTTTTGAAAGAAAAGATCTCTAATAATGGAGGGAGATTATCACAGAATACAGCGTTATCGTACTTCAATAAGGTTAGAACGGCATTGAAAGAAGCTTATAGAAATAAAATGATTTCTGAGAATCCGATATTGAGAGTTAAAACGATAAAAGAGAAAGAAACCAACAGAGAATACCTCACTTTGGAAGAATTACAAAAGTTAGTGAAAACAGAGTGTGAAGTACCGATTTTGAAACAATCATTCATTTTTAGTTCACTAACGGGATTAAGATTTTCTGATGTGAAATCTTTGAAGTGGAAAAATTTGTACTATGATTCTGAAAATGGTTGGATTTTAAAGTACATACAGCAGAAAACGAAAGGTGTGGAAAATCTTCCGATAAGTGAACAGGCTGTAAAACTTCTTGGAGAAAGGAAAGAAGAAGAGGTACTTTTATTTGAAAATCTAACTTACAGTGCGTATCACAATAAAAAATTACACAAATGGGTAAAAGAAGCTGGAATAGATAAACACATTACTTACCACAGCTCACGACATACTTTTGCTACATTACAACTAACGATGAATACAGATATTTACACAGTTAGTAAGTTATTAGGACACCGACATCTGAAAACCACAGAAATCTATGGAAAAGTAATTGATAAAAAGAAAATTGATGCAGTATCTAAAATTCCTGATTTATATTTGTAG